A window of the Branchiibius hedensis genome harbors these coding sequences:
- a CDS encoding DUF952 domain-containing protein, with the protein MLIYKILRPAEWKQWQVEGTFEGTPLDQADGFVHCSTREQVPGTIDRFFNGETGLVLVTLDADELAKHVEWENDFPHIYAALTLEDVVEATPYEQ; encoded by the coding sequence ATGCTCATCTACAAGATCCTGCGTCCCGCCGAGTGGAAGCAGTGGCAGGTCGAGGGAACCTTCGAAGGTACGCCGCTGGACCAGGCCGACGGCTTCGTCCACTGCTCGACGCGCGAGCAGGTGCCCGGCACGATCGACCGCTTCTTCAACGGCGAGACCGGCCTGGTCCTCGTCACCCTCGACGCCGACGAGCTAGCCAAGCACGTGGAGTGGGAGAACGACTTCCCGCACATCTACGCCGCGCTCACCCTCGAAGACGTCGTGGAAGCCACCCCCTACGAGCAGTAG
- a CDS encoding helix-turn-helix domain-containing protein yields the protein MSTSTDSPRGARKAQTYLPEPGAREEILDFAALMHEMELFLAKDSSKAALIDPEGKARSIPDEIFRILDQVTSALAAGEGITIVPQGVTMTTQQAADFLGISRPTLVRLLEAGDIAYDKPGRHRRVRLEDLIDYHKSFRAERRSALRELQRANLDSKAQEGQPTDVQRLAELDNK from the coding sequence ATGAGCACCTCGACCGATTCGCCGCGCGGCGCCCGTAAGGCACAGACGTACCTGCCGGAGCCTGGTGCTCGCGAGGAGATCCTGGACTTCGCGGCATTGATGCACGAGATGGAACTGTTCCTGGCAAAGGATTCGTCGAAGGCAGCTCTCATTGATCCCGAGGGCAAGGCCCGTTCCATCCCGGACGAGATCTTCCGCATCTTGGATCAGGTCACCTCTGCGCTCGCTGCGGGCGAGGGCATCACGATCGTTCCGCAGGGGGTGACCATGACGACGCAACAGGCCGCAGACTTCCTCGGCATCAGCCGCCCGACGTTGGTGCGACTGCTGGAGGCCGGGGACATCGCGTATGACAAGCCCGGACGCCATCGTCGTGTCCGGTTGGAAGACCTGATCGACTACCACAAGAGCTTCCGGGCCGAGCGACGCTCTGCCCTGCGGGAGTTGCAGCGTGCCAATCTCGACTCGAAGGCCCAGGAGGGTCAACCTACCGATGTTCAGCGACTGGCTGAGCTGGACAATAAGTGA
- a CDS encoding DLW-39 family protein, whose amino-acid sequence MKKLVVLAGVAAAALAVVKRQQAAAAKPGVWIQASDQPPAR is encoded by the coding sequence GTGAAGAAGCTCGTTGTCCTCGCTGGTGTGGCAGCGGCTGCTCTGGCGGTCGTGAAGCGGCAGCAGGCGGCAGCGGCCAAGCCGGGCGTCTGGATCCAGGCGTCGGATCAGCCGCCGGCACGCTGA